From the genome of Dehalococcoidia bacterium:
ACAGTCACGGGCAAGTATTGGAGGGAATCTCTGTAATGCTTCTCCAAGCGCTGATGGTATTTGCCCGCTCATCGTACATAGCGCTGTAGCAAACATTAGATCGAGTAAAGGCACACGCATTGTACCGGTGGAAGAATTTTGTACTGGTCCTGGCAAAAATACCTTAGCGGATGATGAGATGCTGATATCGGTCGAAATGCCACTCCCAGCTGAAGGATTTGGGGCAGCTTATGAAAGATTTATACCACGTAATGAAATGGACATTGCGATCGCAAGCGTAGGAAGCGCTATAACGCTTGATGATTCTGGAACGAAAATTACCAATGCCCGAATTGCGCTTGGCGCGGTTGGGCCTACGCCCATATTCGCAGAAGAAAGTTCTAATTTTCTTTCAGGTAAATCACCTGATTTGAATGTCTTTGAGCAGGCAGCTGAAATAGCTGTGACAGAGGCTTCACCCATTAACGATATGAGGGGAACGCCCGCCCAGCGATTACAGTTAGTACGTGTCCTTACGCAAAGAACACTCGCCACTGCTCTGGAAAGAGCAAAGAATAACTCATAGGAAAGCCATGACTTCAGTAAATCAACCCAAAAAAGTAGCTGTAAGCTGCGAACTCAATGGACAAAACGTAGAATTTCTAGTTGCTCCGTACCAATCCCTGCTGGAGACGCTACGCGAAATACTAGGGCTGACTGGAACCAAAGAAGGCTGTAACGACGGTAACTGCGGAGCCTGCACAGTCTCAATTAATGGACGAATCGTTGATTCATGCCTAGTACTAGGTGCTGAGGTAGAAGGGGCATCTATAGATACAATTGAGGGCATGGCTCCTCCTGATGGACTACACCCGCTACAGCAAGCTTTTCTAGAAGAGGCAGCCTTGCAGTGTGGTATTTGCACACCTGGGTTTTTAGTCGCAGCCAAAGCTCTGCTTGATCGCGAACCACATCCTAACGAGAATAGAATTCGCATGTGGCTTGCTGGAAACCTTTGCCGTTGCACAGGCTACGATAAAATTATCCGAGCAGTAGAAAAAGCATCTGAATAAGAGAAATTACTAGGAGCTAAAATGACCACCGTTTCAGAACCAAGTAAACAGAAATTTAAGGTAATTGGGACGCGCCCAATTCGACACGACGGTGTCGATAAAGTCCTCGGAAGAGCGCTGTACGGTGCAGACATCAAATTAGCGGGGCTGATTCATGGAGCCGTACTTCGAAGCCCTTATGCCCATGCAAGAATAAAAAAGCTTGATACCAGTAAAGCTGAACAGGCGAGTGGTGTCTATGCCGTAATAACTGGAAAGGATATGCCCCTTCAGCCTTCGGCCGAGCTTGATTTGGAAAAAAAATGGGCGAGCGAACGGGTCATGGCATACGATACGGTAATTTATAAAGGGCATCCGGTTGCCGCTGTGGCAGCCACTGATCTCAACTCTGCGTTGGAGGCATTGAAGCTCATTGAAGTTGAATACGAGCCACTTAAAGCAGTTGTCACTATTGAAGATGCCATGGCAAAAGACGCAGTAATTATCCACCCTGCATTGGTTGGTGATCATCTGGGTGAATCAGTTACGCAGACAAATATAGCTGCACACACCAGAGCGGAGTTTGGCGACCCAGAAGCAGGATTCGAAAAATCGTCTACTGTACTAGAGAGAACTTACAGCATTTCACGTGCGCATCAAGGCTATATTGAACCACATAATGGCACGGCTTTTTACAGCCCCGATGGGAAGCTAACGGCTTACACGAGCACGCAAGCTCCCTTCGGTGTCCGAAAAGGCTTAGCAACCATTCTAGATATGCCGATGTCTGACATAAAAGTTGTACCAATGGAGATAGGCGGGGGATTCGGGGGGAAAATTGGTCTTTACTTAGAACCATTAGCTTCGCTACTTTCAAAAAAATCTGGACGTCCGGTAAAAATACTTATGGACAGACCAGCCGTATTTAACGCCACAGGTCCCGGCCCTGGCGGTGAAGTTACTGTGAAGATGGGTATCGACTCGGATGGAAAAATACTTGCAGCTACAGCTGACATCAAATACATGGCTGGTGCTTATCCAGGTTCCTCCATCAGCGCTGCCACTGCAGGAGTTTTTGCATGCTATGAGGTCCCTAATTTAAGAATTGACGCATATGACATCGTAATCAATATGTCGAAAACTGCAGCTTACCGTGCTCCAGGCACACCGCAAGCGACCTTCGCCAGCGAAGCTTTAGTCGACGAACTTTGTAAATTAGCGGGCATTGATACTATGGAGTTCCATTTAATGAATGCATCTAAGGAAGGTTCCCGCAGGCCTGATGGACCCATTTTCCCTCGTATAGGAAATATAGGCTGCCTAGAAGCAATTAAAGAATCAGATCATTTCAAATCAGAGATAACGCGCGAAACAGCCGACGGGAAATTACGGGGCCGAGGTATGGCCAGTGGTTACTGGAACGGTGCAGGAAATAAGTCTTCTGTAACAATCAACGTTAATGATGACGGTATTGTTTCTCTTGTCGAAGGGAATCCAGATATTGGAGGCACCAGAACGACATTATCTATGCAGGCGGCTGAAATTCTGGGAATTCCTGCAGAGGACGTTCATCCGTCTGTCGCAGATACCGATAGCATTGGGTACAACGATCTCACCGCTGGAAGTAGGACAACTTATGCAAGCGGG
Proteins encoded in this window:
- a CDS encoding xanthine dehydrogenase family protein molybdopterin-binding subunit, whose protein sequence is MTTVSEPSKQKFKVIGTRPIRHDGVDKVLGRALYGADIKLAGLIHGAVLRSPYAHARIKKLDTSKAEQASGVYAVITGKDMPLQPSAELDLEKKWASERVMAYDTVIYKGHPVAAVAATDLNSALEALKLIEVEYEPLKAVVTIEDAMAKDAVIIHPALVGDHLGESVTQTNIAAHTRAEFGDPEAGFEKSSTVLERTYSISRAHQGYIEPHNGTAFYSPDGKLTAYTSTQAPFGVRKGLATILDMPMSDIKVVPMEIGGGFGGKIGLYLEPLASLLSKKSGRPVKILMDRPAVFNATGPGPGGEVTVKMGIDSDGKILAATADIKYMAGAYPGSSISAATAGVFACYEVPNLRIDAYDIVINMSKTAAYRAPGTPQATFASEALVDELCKLAGIDTMEFHLMNASKEGSRRPDGPIFPRIGNIGCLEAIKESDHFKSEITRETADGKLRGRGMASGYWNGAGNKSSVTINVNDDGIVSLVEGNPDIGGTRTTLSMQAAEILGIPAEDVHPSVADTDSIGYNDLTAGSRTTYASGQAAIEAANLVVEEIKERIAMLWECEPSKISFSDGHFENADAPDQKYSFKEAAGKLGQTGGPIAKTGTVNVRGSGGGSFATHLVDLEVDPATGKVQILRYTAAQDAGKAVHPSYVEGQFQGGAAQGIGWALNEEYYTTGDGIMLNASFLDYRMPTALDLPKIDTIIVEIPNVNHPFGVRGIGETGIVPPAPAIANALADAIGTRLYKTPMNPGRILEALSDTKNTHGTVSN
- a CDS encoding (2Fe-2S)-binding protein, yielding MTSVNQPKKVAVSCELNGQNVEFLVAPYQSLLETLREILGLTGTKEGCNDGNCGACTVSINGRIVDSCLVLGAEVEGASIDTIEGMAPPDGLHPLQQAFLEEAALQCGICTPGFLVAAKALLDREPHPNENRIRMWLAGNLCRCTGYDKIIRAVEKASE
- a CDS encoding xanthine dehydrogenase family protein subunit M: MHPFNYIAANSIEEILTVLSQNGPRARILAGGTDLLVQLRGERFEIDAIVDIKRVPEVTTLQLNKSLIIGSAVPCYQIYENNDVAMLYPGLIDAASLIGGIQIQSRASIGGNLCNASPSADGICPLIVHSAVANIRSSKGTRIVPVEEFCTGPGKNTLADDEMLISVEMPLPAEGFGAAYERFIPRNEMDIAIASVGSAITLDDSGTKITNARIALGAVGPTPIFAEESSNFLSGKSPDLNVFEQAAEIAVTEASPINDMRGTPAQRLQLVRVLTQRTLATALERAKNNS